A single window of Chitinophagales bacterium DNA harbors:
- a CDS encoding HU family DNA-binding protein, translated as MTHKEFTAAYAKKLKVKESTAERYIETMVEIMCEEFDKAESVTIKNMGRFYCRTPRYGSSDTKIFKFTPARRIKDVLGWV; from the coding sequence ATGACACACAAAGAATTTACAGCTGCTTATGCTAAAAAGCTAAAGGTCAAAGAATCAACTGCAGAGCGATACATCGAAACTATGGTAGAAATCATGTGCGAAGAATTTGACAAAGCAGAAAGCGTCACCATCAAAAATATGGGACGCTTTTATTGTAGAACTCCACGATATGGTTCTTCAGATACCAAAATTTTTAAATTTACGCCTGCTCGACGGATTAAAGATGTTTTGGGCTGGGTGTGA
- a CDS encoding DUF6089 family protein: protein MFKHLTFLFLLLSLQSSHAQNHQAGVFLGASNYVGDLVPGIVVLNETHTAAGVYGQVGLHPNLSFRISAMYGKISGSDTHNDNLQLRTRNLSFHSSILEGSFQFMGHLLGGKRAFDPYLFAGVAGFHFNPKALYQDEWIDLQPLGTEGQGTVFGGERKYNRLQLSIPMGGGIQFHTKNSLVWGIEMGYRKTFTDYLDDVSTVYPNRSQLLAANGELAVALSDRSGELTGNDSFMEEGTERGGSDYKDGYLFLGITVGLQLGDGSFGGSKGTGCYKF, encoded by the coding sequence ATGTTCAAACACCTTACATTTCTATTCCTACTACTTTCCCTTCAATCCTCCCACGCCCAAAACCACCAAGCAGGTGTTTTCTTAGGTGCATCCAACTATGTAGGAGATTTGGTACCAGGTATTGTGGTACTCAACGAAACCCACACAGCCGCTGGAGTGTATGGACAAGTGGGTTTACACCCTAACCTTTCTTTCAGAATCTCAGCTATGTATGGAAAAATTTCGGGTAGTGATACACACAACGATAACCTACAATTGAGGACAAGAAACTTGAGTTTTCACTCCTCCATTCTTGAAGGCAGTTTTCAATTCATGGGGCATTTGTTGGGCGGAAAACGGGCATTTGACCCCTATCTATTTGCAGGAGTAGCGGGTTTTCACTTCAATCCCAAAGCACTGTATCAAGATGAATGGATTGATCTTCAGCCACTTGGCACAGAAGGACAAGGAACGGTATTTGGCGGTGAACGCAAGTACAATCGTTTACAATTGTCCATTCCAATGGGTGGAGGTATTCAATTTCACACCAAAAATTCGCTGGTTTGGGGCATCGAAATGGGCTACCGCAAAACTTTTACCGATTATTTGGACGATGTAAGCACCGTTTATCCGAATCGTTCTCAGCTTTTGGCTGCAAATGGTGAGTTGGCAGTGGCATTGTCTGACCGTTCGGGTGAACTCACAGGTAATGATAGCTTTATGGAAGAAGGAACAGAAAGAGGTGGCTCAGACTACAAGGATGGTTATTTATTTTTGGGCATTACCGTTGGGCTGCAATTGGGGGATGGAAGTTTTGGAGGCAGTAAGGGGACGGGGTGTTATAAGTTTTGA